A part of Planococcus sp. MB-3u-03 genomic DNA contains:
- a CDS encoding YdcF family protein translates to MFRNKWKRILIVLSLIQTILIAATATSIWTFASESELMEADAAIVLGTKVVGGEPSPVLEQRIRHAIDLYEAGYVEKIIFTGGLTDGADLAESVVSRDFAIRNHVPEEDILIETQSLITEENFRFAGELADENGLSSFLVVSDPLHMKRALLMAEHAGIDAHSSPTPSTEFKGFANIAPFFAREVVCYMAYVAMHAVI, encoded by the coding sequence GTGTTCAGAAACAAATGGAAACGGATTTTGATCGTACTTTCCCTCATACAAACCATTTTAATTGCGGCGACGGCGACGAGCATTTGGACCTTTGCCAGTGAATCTGAGTTAATGGAAGCTGACGCGGCGATCGTGCTCGGCACGAAAGTCGTCGGCGGGGAGCCTTCGCCGGTGCTCGAGCAGCGCATTCGCCACGCCATCGATCTATATGAGGCGGGCTATGTCGAGAAGATCATCTTTACAGGAGGCCTCACGGACGGAGCGGACCTCGCTGAGTCGGTCGTGAGCCGCGATTTCGCGATCCGCAATCATGTCCCTGAAGAAGATATTCTGATCGAAACCCAATCGCTCATCACGGAAGAGAATTTCCGTTTCGCCGGTGAACTGGCGGATGAAAACGGATTGTCGAGCTTTCTCGTCGTCAGCGATCCCTTACATATGAAACGTGCACTCCTCATGGCGGAACACGCCGGAATCGATGCCCACTCCTCTCCGACGCCTTCGACCGAATTCAAGGGCTTTGCGAACATCGCGCCGTTCTTCGCGCGTGAAGTCGTTTGCTATATGGCTTACGTCGCGATGCACGCTGTCATTTAA
- a CDS encoding tyrosine-type recombinase/integrase, with product MSKRSGAFDVQVDVSKLIRNNRQGQSSKNGSVTLEKAMEVIVKQMQVSGFRERTMKDYQLHWRHFEKVTGTTYLNEIAADTIYIWLESMSVTNQTKLTRLKCLKAILTKCFDNGWIEQKFWKTISIKVDKNVKKGATSDDIEILLSLLDLNSFVGLRDAVAIITLYKTGIRINTLGQLEEKHIDFDNLTLNIDGSILKTISYYSYQLTNRWQIYLKF from the coding sequence ATGTCTAAAAGAAGTGGTGCATTTGATGTACAAGTGGATGTTAGCAAGTTAATACGTAACAATAGGCAGGGGCAAAGCAGCAAGAATGGCTCTGTGACACTTGAGAAAGCAATGGAGGTAATAGTTAAGCAAATGCAAGTGAGCGGCTTTAGAGAACGTACGATGAAGGATTACCAGCTGCACTGGCGTCACTTTGAAAAAGTCACTGGAACTACTTATTTAAATGAGATAGCAGCAGATACTATTTATATATGGCTTGAGTCAATGTCAGTAACCAATCAAACGAAACTCACTCGTTTGAAGTGTTTAAAGGCTATTCTAACGAAATGTTTCGACAATGGATGGATAGAACAGAAGTTTTGGAAAACAATTAGTATCAAGGTTGATAAAAACGTCAAAAAAGGGGCTACAAGCGATGATATAGAAATTCTGTTGTCTCTGCTTGATTTGAACTCTTTCGTCGGTCTACGAGACGCTGTAGCTATAATAACGCTATATAAGACTGGCATAAGAATTAACACACTAGGACAGTTGGAAGAGAAGCATATTGATTTCGATAACTTAACTTTAAATATTGATGGTTCTATCTTGAAAACCATAAGCTACTACAGTTACCAATTGACAAACAGATGGCAGATTTATTTAAAGTTTTGA
- a CDS encoding XTP/dITP diphosphatase produces the protein MKKIVIATQNKGKAKDFETLLSPLGYEVLTLRDVAQDLDIEETGTTFEANAILKAEGVAKELGIPVIADDSGLEIDALDGEPGVYSARYAGGEKSDDANIDKVLEKLSGVPDGERTARFRCVLAVAAPGKETQTFSGSCEGEILRLRRGDNGFGYDPIFYVPAQERAMAELEPEEKAAISHRGQALRELSEAMPEWLK, from the coding sequence ATGAAAAAAATCGTCATTGCGACACAGAATAAAGGAAAAGCCAAAGACTTTGAAACTTTGTTGTCTCCTCTAGGTTATGAAGTATTGACCTTGAGAGATGTGGCACAAGACCTGGACATCGAAGAAACCGGCACGACATTCGAAGCCAACGCCATCCTGAAAGCGGAAGGTGTTGCCAAAGAACTCGGCATCCCGGTGATTGCCGACGACAGCGGCCTCGAGATCGATGCATTGGATGGAGAGCCGGGTGTCTATTCCGCCCGCTATGCGGGTGGCGAAAAGAGCGATGACGCCAATATCGATAAAGTGCTGGAGAAATTGTCCGGCGTACCTGACGGCGAGCGCACCGCGCGATTCCGCTGCGTCCTGGCAGTTGCGGCGCCGGGTAAAGAAACTCAAACCTTCTCCGGATCATGTGAAGGCGAAATCTTGCGTTTGCGCAGAGGCGACAACGGCTTCGGCTACGACCCGATCTTCTACGTTCCTGCCCAGGAGCGTGCCATGGCGGAACTTGAACCCGAAGAAAAAGCGGCCATCTCCCACCGCGGCCAAGCATTACGCGAGCTCAGCGAAGCGATGCCAGAGTGGCTGAAATAA
- a CDS encoding recombinase family protein gives MKKIGYARVSSTGQNLSAQINQLKEAGCITIFQEKVSGRKTANREQFNNLLDAVCEGDTIVVTKLDRFARSTKDALHTIELLNNKGVSLIVLNMGGDRVDTSTAIGKLMITVLSGIAEFEADMIRERQIEGIAEAKARGVYKGRPHTYTERHSGLKHAIELYEQRKTNKKTVKEIAKITNISKATIYRAIKEKKEKRQLL, from the coding sequence ATGAAAAAGATAGGGTATGCAAGGGTATCATCAACAGGACAAAACTTATCTGCGCAGATTAATCAATTGAAAGAAGCAGGATGTATTACCATCTTCCAAGAGAAAGTATCTGGCAGGAAGACAGCAAACAGAGAACAGTTTAACAACTTACTTGATGCTGTCTGTGAAGGTGATACTATTGTTGTGACAAAACTTGATAGGTTTGCCAGAAGCACTAAGGATGCATTACATACTATTGAGCTTTTAAATAACAAAGGAGTCTCATTGATTGTATTGAATATGGGAGGGGACAGAGTAGACACAAGCACAGCGATTGGTAAGTTAATGATAACGGTGTTATCTGGGATTGCTGAATTTGAAGCAGATATGATACGGGAGCGGCAAATAGAAGGTATAGCAGAAGCTAAGGCTAGAGGAGTGTATAAAGGCAGACCGCATACTTATACAGAGAGGCATAGTGGCCTAAAGCACGCTATAGAACTGTATGAACAAAGAAAGACCAATAAGAAGACCGTAAAGGAAATTGCTAAGATTACCAATATAAGCAAAGCAACTATTTATAGAGCAATAAAAGAGAAAAAAGAAAAGCGGCAGCTCTTGTAA
- a CDS encoding YHYH domain-containing protein has translation MKKWSLLFVLLLFFSFNLNAEAHSGRTDGNGGHNCSEKSVAKGLCTGYHYHNGGGASTTPKSSQPSTSTTPKVQEPVYNPKVYYDNGYKAGYSKGMEQGYRDGNADMESTDSNDDYVEGWTDGYDKGFAEGLKKKEAEEKLAREKKEAEEKLAKDKKEGAEKGKVDGKAAFIAGKAVDAFTHEVDDSEAYIKAYNKTFIASWETAKNEEVCFEEGYNQGMKQDEVVVSEDCKEESLRSEFEQGHKEGVEERDTEEIEKLTQQGEVAGYEVSELVVPEGAVKPSYQAAFEEGYEAGKNKRQEEVKVEGYESAFKQVDFVDEAYTDNEVLGTWYKEGYESNDIAKEIKANAQTLGEESEEYVIAEEYQVNEDSISLYDSLFEKGQDIKEERETEQRNLMLAVGAIGAPAVGGLYFWKRKRKNNTQ, from the coding sequence ATGAAGAAATGGTCTTTGCTATTCGTTTTATTGCTATTCTTTTCGTTTAATTTAAATGCAGAAGCCCATTCTGGTCGCACAGATGGTAATGGCGGACATAACTGTTCGGAAAAATCCGTGGCGAAAGGGTTATGTACAGGCTATCACTATCACAATGGTGGGGGAGCTAGTACAACTCCAAAGTCTTCCCAACCAAGTACAAGTACAACGCCGAAAGTACAGGAACCAGTTTACAATCCGAAAGTCTACTATGACAATGGATATAAAGCTGGTTACTCTAAAGGAATGGAGCAGGGTTATCGTGACGGTAACGCTGATATGGAGTCTACAGATTCCAATGATGACTATGTAGAAGGATGGACTGATGGCTATGATAAAGGCTTTGCAGAAGGCCTAAAGAAAAAAGAGGCTGAAGAAAAATTAGCAAGAGAGAAAAAAGAAGCTGAGGAAAAGTTAGCGAAAGATAAAAAAGAGGGTGCAGAAAAAGGCAAAGTTGATGGAAAGGCCGCTTTTATTGCAGGAAAAGCGGTAGATGCCTTCACTCACGAAGTTGATGACTCTGAAGCGTATATCAAGGCTTATAATAAAACGTTTATTGCTTCATGGGAAACAGCCAAGAATGAAGAAGTCTGTTTTGAAGAGGGATATAATCAAGGAATGAAGCAAGATGAAGTAGTTGTTTCAGAAGACTGCAAAGAAGAGTCCTTACGTTCTGAGTTTGAACAAGGCCACAAAGAAGGGGTCGAGGAGAGGGATACTGAAGAAATCGAGAAGCTGACTCAACAAGGCGAAGTTGCGGGTTACGAAGTTTCAGAACTAGTAGTTCCTGAAGGTGCAGTAAAGCCAAGTTATCAAGCTGCTTTTGAAGAAGGATATGAAGCAGGGAAGAATAAACGACAGGAAGAAGTGAAGGTGGAAGGATATGAATCTGCTTTCAAACAAGTAGATTTTGTAGATGAAGCCTATACAGATAATGAAGTTCTTGGTACATGGTACAAAGAAGGGTACGAAAGCAATGACATTGCCAAAGAGATAAAGGCGAATGCTCAAACTCTTGGGGAAGAAAGCGAGGAGTACGTCATTGCAGAAGAATACCAGGTCAATGAAGACTCAATCAGTCTTTACGATTCTCTATTTGAAAAAGGCCAGGATATTAAAGAAGAGCGTGAAACAGAACAACGTAACCTCATGTTAGCCGTAGGCGCCATTGGAGCACCAGCAGTAGGTGGATTGTATTTCTGGAAGAGAAAGCGTAAAAACAATACTCAGTAA
- a CDS encoding tetratricopeptide repeat protein, with amino-acid sequence MRKKFGDLKRRGNVIVFPTTVTRLLSEGMTSLKNEQYADARDKLYQVLVYEPDHAAALGGYAYSLYELGEFEEALEVVQELLRVGPIHYLETMELYISILMQVKEFEEAEKMIEVLIEENVLPKERLEQFHQLRDLNERIAESAASAKRETGQFSLEQFLPLSAAEQEQRVTELPKEAYSAIRNQLIELIKHPEVDWVAKSYLLLMLREQQISGTVRVEKFHYKNELAISELPDPLKDERLLGIRKRLEEALEKEPAKLQMAMELVDRHIYLLYPFFFEEFEEAEIAEAYHAYLDSLFSGDADVKADPKLLEMLMQAEAYIELRNG; translated from the coding sequence ATGCGGAAGAAGTTTGGGGATTTGAAGCGCAGGGGCAATGTCATCGTCTTTCCGACAACGGTCACACGGCTTTTATCGGAAGGGATGACGAGTTTAAAAAATGAACAATACGCCGACGCCCGCGATAAGCTGTACCAAGTGCTCGTCTACGAGCCGGACCATGCAGCGGCGCTCGGCGGATATGCCTACAGCTTGTACGAGCTGGGGGAATTCGAGGAAGCGCTCGAAGTCGTGCAGGAATTGCTGCGCGTCGGGCCGATCCATTATTTGGAGACGATGGAGCTATACATAAGCATTTTAATGCAAGTAAAGGAATTCGAAGAAGCCGAGAAGATGATCGAAGTGCTCATCGAGGAAAACGTCCTGCCGAAAGAGCGTTTGGAGCAATTCCATCAATTGCGCGATCTCAATGAACGCATCGCCGAAAGCGCAGCTTCTGCCAAAAGGGAAACCGGCCAATTCAGCCTGGAGCAATTTTTGCCGCTTAGTGCTGCCGAACAGGAGCAGCGGGTGACTGAATTGCCGAAAGAAGCATATAGTGCCATAAGGAACCAGCTGATCGAATTGATCAAGCATCCGGAAGTGGATTGGGTGGCGAAATCTTATCTTTTGCTCATGCTGCGTGAACAGCAAATAAGCGGGACTGTGCGTGTTGAAAAATTCCATTACAAAAACGAGCTTGCCATCAGCGAGTTGCCGGATCCGCTGAAGGACGAACGCCTCCTCGGGATTCGCAAGCGTTTGGAAGAGGCGTTGGAAAAAGAGCCGGCCAAGCTGCAGATGGCGATGGAACTGGTCGACCGGCATATTTATCTGCTGTATCCGTTTTTCTTTGAAGAGTTTGAGGAAGCGGAAATCGCTGAAGCCTACCATGCGTATCTCGATAGTTTGTTCAGCGGCGACGCCGATGTAAAAGCTGATCCGAAACTGCTGGAAATGCTCATGCAGGCCGAGGCATACATAGAATTGCGCAATGGATAG
- a CDS encoding OsmC family protein, which yields METDQLKLSTKWQGDFVFEAAGQGGHTLRMDAHQGVGNEQGLLPTQALLGSLAGCVGMDVVMILRARMKEVRSIEIVTEGDKRRNPPKEFLAITVTFIVEGDIDADKVWHAIKVSGEKYCPVAHSLKAEVAYKLVLNGEEAGAK from the coding sequence ATGGAAACCGATCAACTGAAGCTCAGCACGAAATGGCAAGGGGATTTTGTATTTGAGGCTGCGGGACAAGGCGGCCATACGCTCCGGATGGATGCCCATCAAGGAGTCGGGAACGAGCAAGGATTGCTTCCGACGCAGGCGCTGCTCGGCTCGCTTGCCGGATGCGTCGGTATGGACGTCGTGATGATTCTGCGCGCCAGGATGAAAGAGGTTCGCTCTATCGAAATCGTCACGGAAGGAGACAAGCGCCGGAACCCGCCGAAGGAATTCTTGGCGATTACGGTGACTTTTATCGTGGAAGGGGACATCGACGCGGATAAAGTCTGGCATGCCATCAAAGTGAGCGGGGAGAAATACTGCCCGGTCGCCCATTCCTTAAAAGCGGAGGTCGCGTACAAACTGGTTTTAAACGGCGAAGAGGCTGGCGCAAAATAG